GTATCGGTTGAGCCCTCGAAAAAGGATGAGTTTACTGTCCCGAAAGGGGAGCTCGTGCGCTATGAGGTGGATTCAAAACTCTATGATTGCGTTGGCGTTGGGCCGCAAAAATGCCTGCGGGTGAAACGCGGAGACAGCGATGAATGGAGCTTTTTCTACAGTCAGATTGAGGGATTTGAGTATCAAGAGGGGTACCGCTATCAATTATTAAT
The window above is part of the Ignatzschineria sp. RMDPL8A genome. Proteins encoded here:
- a CDS encoding DUF4377 domain-containing protein, which gives rise to MMKKIFKKRVGLTLMASLLLAGCVSVEPSKKDEFTVPKGELVRYEVDSKLYDCVGVGPQKCLRVKRGDSDEWSFFYSQIEGFEYQEGYRYQLLIDEFPLEAIPDRSAVGYRLMRELERLKVVHI